In Halobaculum sp. XH14, a single genomic region encodes these proteins:
- a CDS encoding ABC transporter ATP-binding protein: MLAVRGVDAYYGQSHILRDLSMHIEEGEVCTLLGRNGAGKTTTLRSIAGARPPDVRDGSVVYKGEDITEHTTEDVSSLGISLVPEERRVFPNLTVEENLHLSDVARNWSNVVGRKVSMDHPGMTTGEVYEVFPRLEERASQKAGTLSGGEQQMLAIARALKQDTDLLMLDEPYEGLAPQIIQAVEDAIRRIADAGTTILLVEQNAVAAMNIADRAYVVDQGSIVFAGGSEELRGDEATRERYLGV, encoded by the coding sequence CTGCTCGCCGTCCGCGGGGTCGACGCCTACTACGGCCAGAGCCACATCCTCCGCGACCTCTCCATGCACATCGAGGAGGGGGAGGTTTGTACGCTGCTGGGTCGCAACGGCGCGGGCAAGACGACGACGCTCCGCTCCATCGCGGGGGCGCGTCCCCCCGACGTGCGCGATGGCAGCGTCGTGTACAAGGGCGAGGACATCACGGAGCACACGACCGAGGACGTCTCCTCGCTCGGCATCTCGCTGGTGCCCGAGGAGCGGCGGGTGTTCCCGAACCTGACAGTCGAGGAGAACCTCCACCTCTCGGACGTGGCCCGCAACTGGTCGAACGTCGTCGGCCGGAAGGTGTCGATGGACCACCCCGGGATGACGACGGGCGAGGTGTACGAGGTGTTCCCGCGCCTGGAGGAGCGCGCCTCACAGAAGGCGGGGACGCTCTCGGGCGGCGAACAGCAGATGCTCGCCATCGCCCGCGCGCTCAAACAGGACACCGACCTGCTGATGCTGGACGAGCCCTACGAGGGGCTGGCCCCCCAGATCATCCAGGCGGTCGAGGACGCCATCCGCCGCATCGCGGACGCGGGGACGACCATCCTGCTCGTCGAGCAGAACGCCGTCGCCGCGATGAACATCGCCGACCGCGCGTACGTCGTCGACCAGGGCAGCATCGTCTTCGCCGGCGGCTCCGAGGAGCTCCGGGGCGACGAAGCGACCCGGGAGCGGTATCTGGGTGTCTGA